In a single window of the Candidatus Thermokryptus mobilis genome:
- a CDS encoding PorV/PorQ family protein has translation MKKVWFILLFVSFSYSQNFVSNVSKVGTTAAVFLSIPVGGRATAMGGSFVSVANDASALYWNPGGIARSEGIKAMFQYTSWLADTKFGFIGVVLPVGSFGTLGASLTTLTIPDMPVTTVERPEGTGEYFNANDFALSLTYARNLTDRFSIGFNAKYIRQRIWHMSAWAVAIDVGTLFKTDFFGGMTIGATISNFGTSMRMYGRDARVFYDPDPNKYGNNDRIPAMLETDNWQLPLNFQFGISTYIFNSEASKLMISTDAVNPSDNYQYINAGAEYSFRDMFFIRGGYQMLFLKDGEGGLSLGAGVKMQIPFSDMKVQFDYSYNDYGRLKGVHTVVLSVEY, from the coding sequence ATGAAAAAAGTTTGGTTTATCTTATTATTCGTCTCATTTTCTTATTCGCAAAATTTTGTATCAAATGTTTCAAAAGTTGGGACAACAGCTGCTGTTTTTCTTAGTATACCTGTTGGAGGGAGGGCAACCGCTATGGGTGGGTCATTTGTTTCTGTCGCAAATGATGCAAGCGCCTTATATTGGAATCCTGGTGGTATCGCAAGGAGCGAGGGAATAAAAGCGATGTTTCAATATACAAGTTGGCTTGCGGATACAAAATTTGGTTTTATAGGGGTTGTCCTGCCTGTTGGTTCTTTTGGGACGCTTGGAGCAAGCTTGACAACTTTGACCATACCTGATATGCCGGTTACAACGGTTGAAAGACCTGAGGGGACAGGGGAATATTTTAATGCGAACGATTTCGCTTTAAGTTTGACATATGCGAGAAATTTAACAGATAGGTTTTCAATAGGATTTAATGCGAAATATATTCGGCAGAGGATATGGCACATGTCGGCTTGGGCTGTTGCCATTGATGTTGGAACGCTTTTTAAAACGGATTTCTTCGGTGGTATGACCATTGGAGCAACGATCTCAAATTTTGGTACAAGTATGAGAATGTATGGGAGGGATGCCAGAGTTTTCTATGACCCAGATCCAAATAAATATGGGAATAATGATAGGATACCCGCAATGCTTGAAACTGATAACTGGCAATTACCATTGAATTTTCAGTTTGGGATTTCAACTTATATCTTTAATTCAGAAGCCAGTAAGCTTATGATATCAACAGACGCTGTAAACCCAAGCGACAATTATCAATATATAAACGCTGGTGCGGAATACTCTTTTAGGGACATGTTCTTTATAAGAGGCGGTTATCAAATGCTCTTTTTAAAAGATGGTGAAGGTGGCTTATCTCTTGGCGCCGGTGTTAAGATGCAAATTCCGTTTAGCGATATGAAGGTTCAGTTTGATTACTCATACAACGATTATGGCAGGTTGAAAGGTGTCCATACAGTTGTGTTAAGTGTTGAATATTAA
- a CDS encoding T9SS type A sorting domain-containing protein, translating into MKKLIFVAFLVDIAFSQSFDINLKHIDYLVEKVVMDADTVAIIHIYSNYPDYKYVPALGEGIACVDDATRASVAYLMHYERFRDQHSLNQAKLLLKFTLKMQAEDGGFYNFVYEDLSINKFGQTSNNDSFKWWACRALWAMGYAYNIFSKFNVEKEFKDTLAVRIERALSKAIRTINKSDIYELFINWKVPAQGYWLLENGADASAEAVIGASLYYEFSKSEKAKWVVEKLCKAISTYQFGDEDDFPFGMHPSFTPNLYIWHSWGSRQSYALLIAGKIFNRADWIESARREIDNFYKKMLLSFDLTDIKPYPERGDQINYGIAPIVQAFIEYGKITGDTTYRMFGGLYGSWWLGNNIANYPVYDSATGRFYDAVKADGTMNLNSGAESVSEGLIGLQTALYDDIASRYLFYKTKSDNSYKIIEAENFASTYGDPKKIYLSEFNWANISKGCLVELKNEDGIRIKFDIDNVYDDLNFYTIYVQYRKRSLPSGYAGVEIVIDSIYKFYFDMSGSSSQDYIWIDRINGSFPLHSGEHTIDVYFRGVGDFVWIDYFIIQPIVERKIFQSPDGAELKVERAVITGIKERGSFDDLDDFEVDIFPNPFNRETNVFLKGKGIFKLRVFDICGRKVDEMTSEAGLLKLNFDNNSSGLYFCFVDAGGFSKIKKLILLR; encoded by the coding sequence ATGAAAAAATTAATCTTCGTCGCTTTCCTTGTTGATATAGCTTTTTCGCAAAGCTTTGATATAAATTTAAAGCACATTGATTATCTCGTTGAAAAGGTTGTGATGGATGCTGATACGGTTGCGATAATTCATATATATTCAAATTATCCCGATTATAAATATGTCCCAGCACTGGGTGAGGGGATTGCCTGCGTTGATGACGCAACCAGAGCTTCGGTTGCTTATCTTATGCATTATGAAAGGTTTAGAGACCAGCATAGTTTAAATCAAGCGAAGCTTCTTCTTAAATTTACATTGAAGATGCAAGCGGAGGATGGCGGATTTTATAACTTTGTTTATGAGGACCTTTCAATAAATAAATTCGGTCAAACAAGCAACAATGATAGTTTTAAGTGGTGGGCTTGCAGGGCACTTTGGGCTATGGGCTATGCTTATAATATTTTCTCAAAATTTAATGTTGAGAAAGAGTTTAAAGATACGCTTGCAGTTAGGATTGAAAGGGCATTGTCAAAAGCGATAAGGACGATAAATAAGTCCGATATTTACGAGTTGTTTATAAATTGGAAAGTTCCAGCGCAAGGTTATTGGCTACTTGAAAATGGCGCAGATGCATCGGCTGAGGCGGTTATAGGAGCGTCGCTTTATTATGAGTTTTCAAAAAGCGAAAAAGCAAAGTGGGTTGTTGAAAAACTTTGTAAAGCGATCTCAACATATCAATTTGGGGATGAGGATGACTTTCCTTTTGGGATGCATCCATCTTTCACTCCAAATCTTTACATTTGGCATTCCTGGGGAAGCAGACAATCTTATGCGCTTCTTATAGCCGGGAAAATTTTTAATAGAGCGGATTGGATTGAGTCGGCAAGAAGGGAAATAGATAACTTTTATAAAAAAATGCTTCTATCGTTTGATTTAACTGATATAAAGCCGTATCCAGAAAGGGGTGATCAGATAAATTATGGCATCGCTCCGATCGTTCAAGCATTCATTGAATATGGAAAGATAACAGGGGACACAACTTACAGAATGTTCGGCGGTCTTTATGGGTCTTGGTGGCTCGGAAATAACATAGCAAATTATCCGGTTTATGATTCTGCAACCGGCAGGTTTTATGATGCGGTTAAAGCAGATGGAACGATGAACTTAAACTCAGGGGCTGAATCCGTCTCAGAGGGTCTTATTGGCTTACAGACAGCGCTTTACGATGATATCGCTTCAAGATATCTTTTTTATAAGACAAAGTCGGACAATTCTTATAAGATAATTGAAGCTGAAAATTTTGCTTCAACATATGGTGACCCGAAAAAAATTTATTTGAGCGAATTCAACTGGGCGAACATAAGTAAAGGTTGTCTCGTTGAGCTTAAGAATGAGGATGGGATAAGAATTAAGTTTGACATTGACAATGTTTATGACGATTTGAACTTTTACACGATTTATGTTCAATATCGTAAGAGGAGTTTACCAAGCGGTTATGCTGGGGTTGAAATCGTGATTGATTCAATTTATAAGTTTTACTTTGATATGAGCGGTTCTTCGTCGCAAGATTATATCTGGATAGATAGAATTAACGGTTCTTTCCCTCTTCATTCTGGAGAACATACGATTGATGTCTATTTCAGAGGTGTTGGCGATTTCGTCTGGATTGACTACTTCATAATTCAACCAATCGTTGAGAGGAAGATTTTTCAAAGTCCTGATGGGGCTGAATTGAAAGTTGAGCGCGCAGTGATAACTGGAATTAAGGAAAGAGGTTCTTTTGATGATTTAGACGATTTTGAAGTTGATATTTTCCCAAACCCATTTAACAGGGAAACGAATGTTTTTTTAAAGGGCAAAGGCATCTTCAAGTTGAGAGTTTTTGACATCTGCGGGAGGAAGGTTGATGAGATGACATCTGAAGCAGGGTTGTTAAAATTAAATTTTGATAATAATTCAAGCGGATTGTATTTCTGTTTTGTTGATGCTGGTGGATTTTCAAAAATAAAAAAGTTGATACTGTTGAGATGA